From Rhodococcus sp. B7740, one genomic window encodes:
- a CDS encoding HpcH/HpaI aldolase/citrate lyase family protein, which produces MRSALTYLYVPGDVPERFDKALASGTDAVVLDLEDAVTAANKDHARATVAEWVASCDPGDVQIWVRVNPELLQEDDIRAVLHPNLTGIWLPKVSSAREIEQADALLSGSSAVVSPLIETAAGVFAALEIARAPRVKFLQIGEVDLAADLGVDGSAESLSFVRAQVVAASVAAGIDPPPAAVSRNFRDADAFEADTRTLAGLGFVGRACIHPAQLAPVRTVFVPSETEVREAEELLSDLDRATSGVAVDSKGFLIDEAVARTARRVVERGARESIST; this is translated from the coding sequence GTGAGGTCAGCTCTGACGTACCTCTACGTTCCCGGGGACGTGCCGGAACGCTTCGACAAGGCACTGGCATCGGGCACCGACGCAGTGGTGCTCGATCTCGAGGACGCAGTCACCGCAGCGAACAAGGATCATGCCCGTGCGACGGTGGCCGAGTGGGTCGCGTCCTGCGATCCTGGTGACGTGCAGATCTGGGTGCGTGTGAACCCAGAGCTGTTGCAGGAGGACGACATTCGCGCGGTGCTGCACCCGAACCTGACCGGTATCTGGCTGCCGAAGGTGTCTTCTGCTCGCGAGATCGAGCAAGCTGACGCTCTACTGAGTGGCAGTAGCGCGGTGGTCTCGCCCCTCATCGAGACGGCCGCCGGAGTGTTCGCCGCACTCGAGATCGCTCGCGCACCTCGGGTCAAGTTTCTTCAGATCGGGGAAGTGGACCTGGCTGCCGATCTGGGCGTCGACGGCTCCGCGGAGTCACTGTCGTTCGTCCGGGCTCAGGTGGTGGCAGCCAGCGTGGCGGCTGGAATCGATCCGCCGCCGGCCGCGGTGTCGCGAAACTTCCGCGACGCCGATGCCTTCGAGGCCGATACTCGAACGCTGGCCGGTCTCGGTTTTGTCGGTCGTGCGTGTATTCATCCGGCTCAACTTGCCCCTGTCCGAACGGTATTCGTGCCGTCGGAGACCGAGGTCCGCGAGGCCGAGGAACTGTTGTCCGACCTGGATCGGGCTACCTCGGGCGTGGCCGTCGACAGCAAGGGATTCCTGATCGACGAGGCCGTGGCTCGAACCGCTCGTCGAGTGGTGGAGCGGGGTGCGCGGGAGTCGATCAGCACCTGA
- a CDS encoding SDR family oxidoreductase: MTTKTALITGANKGIGFAIAHGLGMQGIRVGVGARNDARRQDAVDKLRAEGIDAFGVPLDVTSDDSVAAAADSIHDLDILVNNAGISGGDQQNPTTLDIDVLRTTLDTNVFGVIRVTNALLPALLRSASPRIVNVSSNMGSLALQTGPIMAAYAPSKTMVNAMTVQYARQLVDTAVIVNACCPGYVATDFTGFASTRTPEEGARIAMKLATLPDDGPRGGFFDDAGSVAW, translated from the coding sequence ATGACAACGAAGACCGCGCTGATCACCGGCGCCAACAAAGGGATCGGCTTTGCCATCGCGCACGGACTCGGAATGCAGGGAATCAGAGTAGGAGTCGGGGCCCGCAACGATGCACGACGCCAGGACGCGGTCGACAAGCTTCGCGCTGAGGGCATCGACGCGTTCGGAGTCCCCCTCGATGTCACCTCCGACGACAGCGTTGCGGCCGCCGCCGACTCGATCCACGACCTCGACATACTGGTGAACAACGCAGGCATTTCCGGCGGCGACCAGCAGAATCCGACGACGCTGGATATCGACGTACTGCGGACTACCCTCGATACCAACGTATTCGGGGTCATCAGAGTGACGAACGCACTACTCCCGGCGCTTCTTCGATCCGCATCGCCACGCATTGTCAACGTCTCGAGCAATATGGGCTCGCTCGCGCTACAGACCGGCCCGATAATGGCGGCATATGCTCCATCCAAGACCATGGTGAACGCGATGACCGTGCAGTACGCGAGACAGCTCGTGGACACTGCGGTGATCGTGAACGCATGCTGCCCGGGCTATGTGGCAACGGATTTCACCGGATTTGCATCCACACGCACGCCGGAGGAGGGTGCGCGCATCGCGATGAAGCTCGCCACCCTGCCCGACGACGGCCCGCGGGGCGGATTCTTCGACGACGCAGGATCCGTGGCCTGGTGA
- a CDS encoding LysR family transcriptional regulator yields MDDLETRELRYFVAVAEELHFGRAAQRLGIAQPPLSRAISRMERRLGVALLDRNRRGVALTAAGSVLLRDAATALDAVAAAAQRARSAGNVIKLVTKAGASHELLRRVLDAHPTKVDIVLCEVGEQAEYLRRGDADVALMHRPVDDLVGFDFEDLLTEGQVAIVPRDHPLASKSEVAMDDIRDVPDLPMARWPQLDGTYPEGPGPEVRAQSQIAQLVALGQALLVIPASSRAWQWPDHVAVPVADAPMITTVIAWPAGVRSPEVSALVRSAVSASLMTN; encoded by the coding sequence GTGGACGATCTCGAAACGCGCGAACTCCGGTACTTCGTTGCCGTTGCCGAGGAGCTGCACTTCGGACGCGCTGCGCAGCGCTTGGGGATTGCCCAGCCACCGCTCTCGCGGGCGATCAGCAGGATGGAGCGCCGACTCGGCGTCGCCCTCCTGGATCGGAATCGTCGCGGAGTCGCACTCACTGCTGCCGGTTCCGTGCTCCTAAGGGACGCTGCGACTGCGCTCGACGCCGTCGCAGCAGCAGCGCAGCGAGCGCGAAGCGCTGGGAACGTCATCAAACTGGTGACCAAAGCCGGTGCGTCCCACGAGCTTTTACGACGCGTGCTCGACGCGCACCCCACGAAGGTGGACATCGTATTGTGCGAAGTCGGTGAGCAGGCCGAATATCTCCGCCGCGGTGACGCCGACGTGGCGTTGATGCATCGCCCCGTCGATGACCTCGTCGGGTTCGACTTCGAGGACCTCCTCACCGAGGGGCAGGTCGCGATCGTTCCGCGTGATCACCCCTTGGCCTCCAAAAGTGAAGTGGCCATGGATGATATCCGCGATGTGCCGGACCTACCGATGGCCCGATGGCCGCAGCTCGACGGGACCTATCCGGAGGGACCCGGGCCTGAGGTGCGCGCTCAATCGCAGATCGCCCAACTGGTCGCGCTGGGTCAGGCGCTGCTGGTGATCCCAGCGTCGAGTCGCGCGTGGCAGTGGCCCGACCATGTGGCCGTACCTGTGGCCGATGCGCCGATGATCACGACGGTTATCGCGTGGCCGGCCGGAGTCCGATCGCCCGAGGTATCGGCATTGGTCCGGTCGGCTGTCAGTGCATCTTTGATGACGAACTGA
- a CDS encoding DUF6941 family protein, producing MIITGLFFAEYARASNDMLDILGGVWDTCTVPRQTRMLECRLVALLQTGPDDIGKDFQATLEVLDAQGEHIVNQRGLQIPGAGFTGENRFWFLPMQMVFRAEGRHNFILSAGGATASVGLRIVFG from the coding sequence ATGATCATCACCGGATTGTTCTTCGCCGAGTATGCGCGAGCCTCCAACGACATGCTCGACATCCTCGGCGGCGTCTGGGATACCTGCACGGTTCCCCGCCAGACCCGTATGCTCGAATGCCGACTGGTCGCACTGCTGCAGACGGGACCCGACGACATCGGTAAGGATTTTCAAGCGACTCTCGAAGTGCTCGACGCACAAGGCGAACACATCGTGAATCAGCGTGGCCTGCAGATCCCCGGTGCCGGCTTCACCGGCGAGAATCGATTCTGGTTCCTGCCGATGCAGATGGTATTCCGCGCCGAAGGACGGCACAACTTCATCCTCAGCGCCGGTGGGGCCACAGCGAGCGTCGGGCTTCGCATTGTCTTCGGCTGA